In Paenarthrobacter sp. GOM3, a single window of DNA contains:
- a CDS encoding VOC family protein, protein MIGSIDEVVVDCQNPAALADFWALILGGTPVHRSADWSYVDPPRWTRLAFQRVPEVKQVKNRLHLDVLVKDVAQAADEAVALGAVKVGALHSDGPGTFQVLLDPEGNEWCVVRPNT, encoded by the coding sequence ATGATTGGGAGCATTGATGAAGTGGTCGTTGACTGCCAGAACCCTGCCGCGCTTGCAGATTTCTGGGCGTTGATCCTAGGTGGAACGCCAGTACACAGGAGTGCTGACTGGTCATATGTTGATCCTCCGCGGTGGACGCGGTTAGCGTTTCAACGGGTTCCTGAAGTGAAGCAGGTGAAGAACAGGCTGCACCTTGATGTTCTTGTAAAGGACGTGGCGCAAGCTGCGGATGAAGCCGTCGCCCTTGGCGCTGTCAAGGTTGGCGCTCTTCACTCCGATGGGCCTGGGACCTTTCAGGTGCTCCTGGACCCAGAGGGCAATGAGTGGTGCGTGGTCCGCCCAAATACCTAG
- a CDS encoding SDR family NAD(P)-dependent oxidoreductase, producing MNNNLTPLGFSLVGKTALVTGAAGGTGRAITTALTAAGASHILGWDRIADDSPNVEGKVIDLSDTHDVEQALAELDDVPSIVVNAAGFYANRPSFDVDTPDFRRTLDINLTSPYIIQREIGRRLIEKKQDGAFINISSVAGKHAFSNQVDYVASKAGLIGLTRAAALDLAPYITVNGIAPGTVDTPMISKVIADVAAVTGLSLEEQREAFISGIPTKRMQQPNEIAAAVVFLASIAARSITGEVLNVDGGSTRD from the coding sequence ATGAACAACAACCTCACACCCCTCGGCTTTTCCCTGGTCGGCAAAACCGCGCTGGTGACAGGTGCCGCCGGCGGAACCGGACGAGCCATAACCACTGCACTCACCGCTGCGGGCGCCTCGCACATCCTGGGCTGGGACCGCATCGCCGACGACTCCCCCAACGTTGAAGGAAAGGTCATTGATCTCAGCGACACGCACGACGTCGAGCAGGCACTTGCCGAACTCGACGATGTCCCCTCCATCGTGGTCAACGCTGCCGGCTTCTACGCCAACCGCCCATCCTTTGATGTCGACACCCCTGATTTCCGAAGGACGCTGGATATCAATCTGACCAGCCCGTACATCATTCAGCGTGAAATCGGCCGGCGTCTTATCGAGAAGAAGCAAGACGGTGCGTTCATCAACATTTCCTCGGTCGCAGGCAAACACGCCTTCAGCAATCAAGTCGACTACGTTGCCTCCAAAGCCGGCCTTATTGGCTTGACCAGGGCCGCCGCGCTGGACCTTGCACCGTACATCACGGTCAACGGAATCGCCCCAGGAACCGTGGACACACCCATGATTTCAAAAGTCATCGCAGATGTTGCGGCCGTTACCGGCCTCTCCCTGGAAGAACAGCGCGAGGCCTTCATCAGCGGAATCCCCACCAAAAGGATGCAGCAACCCAACGAAATCGCCGCCGCAGTCGTGTTCCTGGCTTCCATTGCGGCCCGGTCGATCACCGGTGAAGTTCTCAACGTTGACGGTGGAAGTACCCGCGACTAA
- a CDS encoding Gfo/Idh/MocA family protein, translating to MKFPHIRPVIIGSGLIAESHAKALRDLGTSPAVVWSPNPSNRERFAKRWGAIAAPTLQEALDVPGVSHAHICTTPMNHNDPIREAAERGLTIISEKPLAPTGDLAAEALHHVTANDVPNYLNFNRRQDQGIQALRDLLAEGEIGNPISVFGHYRQQWNASPSGLDWRYDPSQVGPTRTVVEIGSHWLDLAHFVLGAEITGANATLGYMGERDYEGAGEKGRVTPPNDDFFMAMLKFENGVLGQVYGTELSHGSFDEIELRVDGTTGSAVWTSEHPNQLRFGNKVTGMRTIGWDSDGDSLSHSIAAIYTDKAKEKGVATFTDGLANARALDAIRFSAESRTWKETR from the coding sequence TTGAAATTCCCACATATACGGCCCGTCATCATCGGGTCCGGTCTTATCGCCGAGAGCCACGCCAAAGCCCTAAGAGACCTCGGCACATCCCCCGCCGTGGTGTGGAGCCCCAACCCTTCCAACCGGGAACGATTCGCGAAGCGCTGGGGAGCCATTGCCGCCCCTACACTCCAGGAAGCCTTGGACGTTCCGGGGGTCTCACACGCGCACATCTGCACGACGCCCATGAACCACAATGACCCCATCCGCGAAGCTGCCGAGCGCGGCTTGACCATCATCAGCGAAAAGCCGCTGGCCCCCACCGGCGATCTCGCAGCAGAGGCATTGCACCACGTCACCGCAAACGACGTGCCCAACTACCTGAACTTCAACCGACGCCAGGACCAAGGGATCCAGGCCCTGCGGGACCTGCTCGCAGAAGGCGAGATCGGCAACCCCATCTCTGTTTTCGGCCACTACCGCCAACAATGGAATGCCAGCCCCAGCGGCCTGGACTGGCGCTACGACCCCAGCCAGGTAGGGCCCACACGAACAGTTGTGGAAATCGGCAGCCACTGGCTCGACCTGGCCCACTTCGTCCTTGGAGCCGAGATAACCGGAGCCAACGCCACCCTCGGATACATGGGCGAACGGGACTACGAAGGAGCCGGCGAAAAGGGCCGGGTAACTCCACCCAACGACGACTTCTTCATGGCAATGCTGAAGTTCGAGAACGGCGTCCTCGGACAGGTATACGGCACAGAACTGTCCCACGGGTCCTTCGACGAAATCGAACTTCGCGTCGACGGAACCACCGGCAGCGCTGTCTGGACCTCCGAACACCCCAACCAACTCCGGTTCGGCAACAAAGTCACCGGCATGCGAACAATCGGTTGGGACAGCGACGGCGACTCACTCTCGCACAGCATCGCAGCCATCTACACCGACAAGGCCAAGGAAAAAGGTGTCGCCACCTTCACCGACGGACTGGCAAACGCCCGGGCTTTGGACGCCATCCGATTCTCCGCAGAATCCCGCACGTGGAAGGAAACACGATAA
- a CDS encoding ABC transporter permease encodes MYEFLATAIRDAAPLLWVALGGLIAFRVGVFNLGLEGLMAIAAFTAVAAAKATGNVFLAVLLAIVVTVLVSIIYWACITIFKGDVIIVGIGLSTVGLTATVFMLSVLYGSQATAVSPVTLPDPLPDGADVGVFSILSGMSVLVWLLPLVAVGAWMLLRRSRAGLVMNAVGEFPFAARSAGQSPTLVRLWALIACGALVAIGGAQLSLDGLNSFSQDMTAGRGFLAFSAIIFGGGTVWGVVGACMFFGLANALGILAQIQGWNLPTEFLLALPYVLTIIAVTAAAYVAKKTNGSLVSFAELKD; translated from the coding sequence ATGTATGAGTTCCTAGCAACCGCAATCCGGGACGCAGCACCACTGCTCTGGGTGGCCCTAGGCGGACTGATCGCCTTCCGGGTCGGAGTCTTCAACCTCGGCCTGGAAGGCCTCATGGCCATCGCAGCCTTCACAGCAGTAGCAGCGGCCAAAGCAACAGGCAACGTGTTCCTTGCCGTCCTGCTCGCAATCGTGGTCACAGTTCTGGTCTCCATCATCTACTGGGCCTGCATCACGATCTTCAAAGGCGATGTCATCATTGTGGGCATCGGCCTCTCAACGGTCGGCTTGACCGCCACCGTTTTCATGCTCAGCGTCCTCTACGGCTCACAAGCCACCGCCGTCTCCCCCGTGACACTGCCAGATCCCCTTCCCGACGGCGCAGACGTAGGCGTGTTTTCCATCCTGTCCGGCATGTCAGTGCTGGTCTGGTTACTCCCCCTGGTCGCGGTCGGTGCATGGATGTTGCTTCGCCGGTCCCGCGCCGGTCTTGTCATGAACGCCGTCGGTGAATTCCCCTTTGCCGCCCGAAGCGCCGGTCAATCCCCCACCCTCGTCAGGCTGTGGGCACTCATTGCCTGCGGCGCCCTTGTGGCCATCGGCGGCGCCCAACTCTCCCTCGACGGTTTGAACTCCTTCTCCCAAGACATGACCGCCGGCCGCGGATTCCTCGCCTTCAGCGCCATCATCTTCGGCGGAGGAACCGTATGGGGTGTGGTGGGAGCCTGCATGTTCTTTGGGCTCGCCAACGCCCTGGGCATCCTCGCCCAAATCCAGGGCTGGAACCTGCCCACAGAGTTCCTGCTCGCACTGCCCTACGTCTTGACCATCATCGCTGTCACAGCAGCTGCCTACGTGGCAAAGAAAACCAACGGATCCCTGGTGAGCTTCGCAGAACTTAAGGACTGA
- a CDS encoding ABC transporter permease, whose amino-acid sequence MRELSAIGRSALMVLLAFVIGSAIFVLSGYDVVAVWSGTFQGAIAAPGAFQNTIRWTIPLIVAGLGVLVSFRAGFFNVGAQGQIYIGALCSALVGLSVDAPGPVVSILSVLAGMIGGALWALIAAVLKVVFGTDEVLSTLMLNFIAVLLVQYVAGGPLRDRTGSSAVASSTAIAPEARLSNGLGTSPTLLVITAVVIIIVWAWLSSTRSGLATDLLGRNPMIVRWQGASYNRLAFSCFGAAGAAAGLAGAMDLLGPAGRLVAGFSPEIGFTAVLVALVGLLQVPGVIAAGLLFGGLQAALQYLPAVSNIPRSALDLIQGLIAVLITLQFRKMSLRKRPKASPAKQQKVSEKAHV is encoded by the coding sequence ATGCGTGAACTTTCAGCCATTGGCCGCTCGGCCCTCATGGTCCTATTGGCGTTCGTCATTGGGTCCGCGATTTTCGTCCTCTCCGGATACGACGTTGTCGCTGTCTGGTCAGGGACATTCCAAGGAGCCATCGCAGCTCCCGGAGCCTTCCAAAACACCATCCGCTGGACGATCCCGCTGATCGTGGCCGGTCTTGGCGTCCTCGTGAGCTTCCGCGCCGGCTTCTTCAATGTAGGCGCCCAAGGTCAGATCTACATTGGAGCTCTGTGCTCTGCACTGGTCGGGCTCTCGGTTGACGCACCAGGCCCGGTGGTGAGCATTCTCTCCGTACTGGCGGGCATGATCGGCGGCGCACTTTGGGCGCTGATCGCAGCTGTCCTGAAAGTAGTTTTCGGCACAGATGAAGTGCTATCGACCCTGATGCTGAACTTCATCGCGGTTCTTCTCGTCCAATATGTGGCAGGCGGACCGCTACGGGACAGGACCGGCTCCAGCGCAGTGGCATCCTCAACAGCGATCGCACCGGAGGCACGACTTTCCAACGGGCTCGGCACATCGCCCACCCTCCTGGTCATCACCGCCGTCGTGATCATCATCGTCTGGGCCTGGCTATCTTCGACACGGAGCGGCCTCGCCACAGACCTGCTGGGCCGCAACCCAATGATCGTACGGTGGCAAGGCGCCTCCTACAACCGTTTGGCCTTCTCCTGCTTTGGCGCCGCCGGCGCTGCCGCAGGACTCGCCGGCGCCATGGACCTGCTGGGCCCCGCAGGGCGCTTGGTCGCAGGATTCTCACCGGAAATCGGCTTTACAGCCGTACTGGTCGCACTGGTCGGGCTCCTCCAGGTCCCCGGCGTCATAGCCGCTGGTCTGCTGTTCGGCGGCCTCCAAGCCGCACTCCAGTACCTGCCCGCTGTATCCAACATTCCCCGCTCGGCCCTGGACCTGATCCAAGGACTCATAGCAGTCCTCATCACGCTGCAGTTCCGAAAAATGTCACTTCGCAAGCGCCCCAAAGCTTCACCAGCGAAGCAACAGAAAGTTTCGGAGAAAGCCCATGTATGA
- a CDS encoding ABC transporter ATP-binding protein has protein sequence MTGPRLDIRQVTMRFGDFAALEDINVSFEPGLVHAVVGQNGAGKTTFARVVCGLYEPTDGTVYLNEKPLTGGDVVTARKQGVDMVHQHFTSPPSMTIAECLALFSTESRPLHSRRALETQWQQTADSLGLGLDVGRKVRNLSVPQRQSLEITRALSGKARVLIFDEPTASIPAADVPALFDRIKSLAAEGLTVVVVLHKLSEVFAVADTVTVLEKGRITMTQTPIADLTPDVVAGHIIGESVSAGQATETVDSGGVTFDGSASPAAGSVLLKAEGLISKAPPNDAALQDVSFEIRQGEIIGIAGVEGNGQRSLVEAIVGLLPVQGQLNLSGQDITQMSVIARRRNGIRAIPFERNVEGVSSTSALWPNVAISEVMMQRSSIISRRKLRSHVTELLTKWNVSYRSLDQPAGQLSGGNVQRAILSRELDDKATLVLAAQPTRGLDIGAINFVQRSLTEIANRGGAVILVSSDLDELRALSTRILVVRGGKLVAELPPTSSLIEIGTQMVGGVHA, from the coding sequence ATGACAGGTCCACGCCTCGACATCCGCCAGGTCACCATGCGCTTCGGCGACTTCGCGGCACTCGAAGACATCAATGTCAGCTTCGAGCCCGGACTGGTACACGCTGTTGTGGGTCAAAACGGTGCAGGCAAGACCACCTTTGCACGTGTCGTCTGTGGGCTTTACGAGCCCACAGACGGCACGGTCTACCTCAACGAGAAGCCTCTGACCGGTGGCGATGTTGTCACGGCCAGAAAGCAGGGCGTTGACATGGTCCATCAACACTTCACCTCGCCACCGTCCATGACCATCGCGGAGTGCCTCGCGCTTTTCTCAACCGAGTCCCGTCCCTTGCACAGCAGGCGTGCACTTGAAACGCAGTGGCAGCAAACAGCGGACTCGTTGGGTCTTGGCCTGGACGTGGGCCGCAAGGTACGCAACCTTTCAGTTCCTCAACGTCAGTCCCTGGAAATAACCCGGGCACTGTCAGGGAAGGCCAGAGTGCTCATCTTCGATGAGCCCACCGCCTCCATTCCAGCCGCTGACGTCCCGGCCCTCTTTGACCGGATCAAGTCATTGGCCGCCGAGGGGCTGACGGTAGTCGTCGTCCTGCACAAGCTCTCGGAAGTGTTCGCCGTCGCCGACACAGTCACAGTGCTCGAAAAGGGACGCATCACGATGACCCAAACCCCGATTGCGGACCTTACTCCGGACGTCGTCGCGGGCCACATCATCGGAGAAAGCGTCTCGGCCGGTCAAGCCACTGAAACTGTGGACAGCGGTGGTGTCACCTTTGACGGTTCCGCCTCTCCTGCCGCAGGATCCGTTCTCCTCAAAGCCGAAGGCCTGATATCCAAAGCTCCTCCTAACGATGCAGCACTTCAGGATGTCAGTTTCGAGATACGGCAAGGCGAAATCATCGGGATCGCCGGGGTGGAAGGCAACGGCCAACGCTCGTTGGTCGAAGCCATCGTGGGTCTGCTTCCGGTTCAGGGACAGCTGAACCTCTCCGGGCAAGACATTACTCAGATGTCCGTCATCGCCCGGCGTAGAAACGGCATCCGCGCCATTCCTTTTGAACGGAACGTCGAAGGCGTCAGCTCCACGAGCGCCCTCTGGCCAAACGTTGCAATTTCCGAAGTGATGATGCAACGCAGTTCCATCATCTCGCGCAGGAAACTGAGGTCACATGTCACCGAGCTCCTGACCAAATGGAATGTTTCCTACCGGTCCCTCGACCAACCTGCAGGCCAGCTCTCGGGAGGCAACGTCCAAAGGGCAATCCTCTCCCGCGAACTCGACGACAAAGCAACCCTCGTGCTGGCGGCCCAACCAACCCGTGGCCTGGACATCGGAGCCATCAATTTCGTCCAGCGAAGCCTGACCGAAATTGCCAACCGTGGCGGTGCGGTGATCCTCGTATCAAGTGACCTGGACGAGCTGCGCGCACTGAGCACGCGGATCCTTGTAGTCCGCGGGGGCAAGCTGGTCGCAGAACTCCCGCCCACCTCAAGCCTGATAGAAATTGGAACCCAAATGGTAGGCGGCGTCCATGCGTGA